One window of Mycoplasma cottewii genomic DNA carries:
- the rpsO gene encoding 30S ribosomal protein S15, translating to MISKQDKLALIKEFGGSEKNTGLAEVQIAILTKEIANMTEHLKVHKKDVPTRRSLLKKVAQRRHFLNYLVRKDVNRYKAIIEKLGIRK from the coding sequence ATGATATCAAAACAAGATAAATTAGCTTTAATTAAAGAATTCGGTGGATCAGAAAAAAACACTGGTTTAGCTGAAGTTCAAATCGCAATTCTAACTAAAGAAATCGCTAACATGACTGAACACTTAAAAGTTCACAAAAAAGATGTTCCAACAAGAAGAAGCTTATTAAAAAAAGTTGCTCAAAGAAGACATTTCTTAAATTACTTAGTTAGAAAAGACGTTAACAGATATAAAGCTATTATTGAAAAATTAGGAATTAGAAAATAA
- a CDS encoding Fic family protein, with protein MYLTIKQTSDKWNISEQEILDLINQNKIYGFIKENNEYKIPMDLDNPLDLIDVDLLELIDKRMKVIESFTPLEEHELNRINKDFAIEYAYNSNAIEGNTLSLREVYFIFKGMVIDRKPLKDHLDVIGHKQAFEYVLDLVKNKHSLLTEDEIKKIHNLVLIHDWRNAGVYRNVPVVIFGSKHDVADVYMIQVKMQQLLDWYYNSNEHIIKKIAKFHLDFEAIHPFIDGNGRTGRLLINFELMKNGYYPIDIKYINRNLYYQAFHDYHSKNDLSTMLNLIANYELLRINYFIRILYDREKLIKQRKE; from the coding sequence ATGTATTTAACAATTAAACAAACTAGTGATAAGTGAAATATTTCAGAACAAGAAATATTAGATTTAATTAATCAAAACAAAATATATGGATTTATCAAAGAAAATAACGAATATAAAATACCTATGGACTTAGATAATCCTTTAGATTTAATTGATGTTGATTTATTAGAGTTAATTGATAAAAGAATGAAAGTAATCGAATCTTTTACTCCTCTTGAAGAACACGAACTTAATCGTATTAACAAAGATTTTGCTATTGAATATGCTTATAACAGTAATGCTATTGAGGGAAATACTCTAAGTTTAAGAGAAGTTTATTTTATTTTTAAAGGAATGGTAATTGATAGAAAACCTTTAAAAGATCATTTAGATGTAATCGGACATAAACAAGCATTTGAATACGTTCTTGATCTGGTTAAAAATAAACATAGTTTATTAACTGAAGATGAAATCAAAAAAATACATAATTTAGTTTTAATTCATGATTGAAGAAATGCTGGTGTTTATAGAAATGTTCCTGTAGTTATTTTTGGTTCTAAACATGATGTTGCTGATGTATATATGATACAAGTAAAAATGCAACAACTATTAGATTGATATTACAATTCAAATGAACACATAATCAAAAAGATTGCAAAGTTTCACTTAGATTTTGAAGCAATCCATCCTTTTATTGATGGTAATGGACGAACAGGTAGACTTTTAATTAATTTTGAATTAATGAAAAATGGTTATTATCCAATAGATATCAAATATATAAATAGAAATCTATACTATCAAGCTTTTCATGATTATCATTCAAAAAACGATCTATCAACAATGCTTAATTTAATAGCTAATTATGAATTATTAAGAATAAATTATTTTATAAGAATACTTTATGACAGAGAAAAACTTATTAAACAAAGAAAAGAATAA